One window from the genome of Aeromonas sp. FDAARGOS 1405 encodes:
- the folC gene encoding bifunctional tetrahydrofolate synthase/dihydrofolate synthase, giving the protein MSSNMQQSQSRSLVDWLSYLEQIHPVNIDMGLDRVGAVARRMGLTQLPFKVITVAGTNGKGSSCAMAASILMAAGYKVGVYSSPHLLRFTERVRINGAELADSDHCAAFAEVEAARGEIALTFFEFATLAGLWLFRRAAPDVLLLEVGLGGRLDATNVVESDVAMITSIALDHCDWLGDTREAVAVEKAGVYRAGKPAISGEPNPPATIASEAQRLGANLRQVGVDFSGKEHETGWDYLGLNQWRDLPKPALPLMNAVTVLAALESLGLPLPESAIRDGLANARLAGRMQQLQSAPQVIVDVAHNPHSAAYLATQLRKMPCSGVRRAVVGMLKDKDMAGSLAELDGLIGEWYLASLTGPRAATATQLAAALGEGKGPARAFDDVSAAYRAALAVSSPDDMVIVFGSFYTVADILAGVAV; this is encoded by the coding sequence ATGAGTTCAAACATGCAACAATCCCAAAGCCGGTCGCTTGTCGACTGGCTTTCTTATTTGGAGCAGATCCATCCGGTCAATATCGACATGGGTCTGGATCGGGTCGGTGCCGTTGCCCGGCGTATGGGGCTGACCCAACTGCCGTTCAAGGTGATAACGGTGGCGGGTACCAACGGCAAGGGCTCCAGCTGTGCCATGGCGGCCAGCATTCTGATGGCCGCAGGCTATAAGGTCGGCGTCTACTCCTCTCCCCATCTGCTGCGCTTTACCGAGCGGGTGCGGATCAACGGGGCCGAACTGGCCGACAGCGATCACTGCGCCGCTTTTGCCGAGGTGGAAGCGGCTCGCGGCGAGATTGCCCTCACTTTCTTCGAGTTCGCGACACTGGCTGGGCTGTGGCTGTTTCGCCGCGCCGCGCCCGATGTGCTGCTGCTGGAGGTGGGGCTGGGTGGTCGGCTCGACGCCACCAATGTGGTGGAGTCCGATGTGGCGATGATCACCTCCATTGCCCTCGATCACTGCGACTGGCTGGGTGATACCCGTGAAGCCGTGGCGGTGGAGAAGGCTGGGGTCTATCGTGCCGGAAAACCCGCCATCAGCGGTGAGCCCAATCCACCTGCGACTATCGCGAGCGAAGCACAGCGGCTTGGCGCCAACCTGCGTCAGGTTGGGGTGGACTTCTCTGGTAAAGAGCATGAAACCGGCTGGGATTACCTGGGCCTCAACCAGTGGCGTGATCTGCCCAAACCGGCGCTGCCGCTGATGAATGCAGTGACTGTGCTGGCGGCGCTGGAATCCCTCGGCTTGCCGCTGCCGGAGTCTGCCATTCGTGACGGGCTGGCCAATGCCCGGCTGGCTGGCCGGATGCAGCAGCTGCAAAGCGCACCGCAGGTGATCGTCGATGTGGCCCACAATCCCCATTCGGCAGCCTATCTGGCGACCCAACTACGTAAAATGCCCTGCTCGGGTGTACGCCGCGCCGTGGTCGGCATGCTCAAAGACAAGGACATGGCGGGATCCCTTGCCGAACTCGATGGCCTGATTGGCGAGTGGTATCTGGCCAGCCTCACCGGCCCGCGCGCCGCCACCGCAACGCAGCTGGCTGCGGCGCTGGGGGAGGGCAAGGGGCCTGCCAGGGCGTTTGATGATGTCAGCGCCGCTTATCGGGCAGCGTTGGCCGTATCGAGTCCGGACGATATGGTCATTGTGTTTGGTTCGTTTTACACTGTCGCCGACATTCTGGCGGGTGTCGCCGTCTAG
- a CDS encoding FimV/HubP family polar landmark protein, translating to MGHSRITLATLFALGLLGNVQAEDSAREPFFVELKGPDEPVPPAVNTQPLAQPVARPVAQPVRATAQPVVRQVTANAGSYGPVRPTDTLWSLASKYRPSSNVSVYQTMVAIYEKNPRSFADGNINHILVGSRILLPTVAEASVITDAQARARFRSDNASWKGLSPKYLAEKQAHGAKPAAKPVKVETAKAEPVKTAPAPLPAAKAAPIPAPVVAPQPSAETKDVVKASEPASKEAVAPVPATSAAANTTPAPLPSDLEKPVGKPATEMALALEDANAQLGQVTEMNHRLKLRLQSLTEEVETLKAQLQDQTALQKELAELKARPVPPVVAEPEPKQHWLMELLSSPLNLAMIILLPVLLVLALVTLWLRARARRELEEQEKSLSESTAMMMDQEQSEFDDLLSVDLTDNEPVRPMPDLNTPDGFMPVEPDASAKKPDVDLVFSDDGEIDLQGFEPERMAAQPTSRDPDLVPDLDLSLDEPVALANEPDMDLASEFNPKSRGADELMSEEELQAALFAELDADLSADLEPELSASSKSSAADDLASFDLGDFEHEVDEPAAGEGNNAIDLSVDGSADDMLAELGLESTKGKETELDLEWDPNELALSDFEDAFTEVESHPADVQPREQAQESGYVEIDKLLADADASTTEQEPYQGFSLDVGLDGFPEVLPESTGFDVDADDGGVGAKLDLARAYLEIDDKDSARELLQEAAAQGTDHQRAEAEKLLKRLG from the coding sequence ATGGGACATTCCCGCATAACATTGGCAACGCTTTTCGCATTGGGTCTGCTGGGCAACGTCCAGGCTGAAGATTCGGCGCGGGAGCCTTTTTTTGTCGAGCTAAAAGGCCCTGACGAGCCCGTACCTCCCGCCGTCAATACCCAACCGCTGGCGCAGCCGGTCGCCAGACCCGTTGCGCAACCGGTACGTGCAACCGCCCAGCCTGTGGTTCGTCAGGTCACGGCCAATGCCGGTAGTTATGGCCCTGTTCGTCCAACCGATACCCTCTGGAGTCTGGCGAGCAAATACCGCCCCTCCAGTAATGTCAGCGTCTACCAGACCATGGTAGCGATCTACGAGAAAAACCCCCGCAGTTTTGCCGATGGCAACATCAACCACATTCTGGTGGGGTCCCGCATTTTGCTGCCGACCGTGGCCGAAGCGAGCGTCATCACCGACGCTCAGGCGCGAGCCAGATTCCGCAGTGACAACGCCAGCTGGAAGGGGCTGAGTCCCAAGTATCTCGCCGAGAAGCAGGCCCATGGTGCCAAACCGGCGGCCAAGCCCGTGAAGGTTGAGACTGCCAAAGCCGAACCGGTGAAAACCGCGCCAGCTCCGTTGCCTGCGGCAAAAGCGGCCCCCATTCCTGCTCCTGTTGTAGCACCGCAACCGTCTGCTGAAACCAAAGATGTTGTCAAGGCGAGCGAGCCCGCGTCAAAAGAGGCGGTGGCCCCAGTCCCGGCGACGAGCGCCGCAGCAAACACCACACCGGCGCCTCTGCCTTCCGATCTTGAAAAACCGGTGGGCAAACCGGCCACCGAGATGGCGCTGGCACTGGAAGATGCCAACGCCCAGCTCGGTCAGGTGACCGAGATGAACCACAGGCTCAAACTGCGCCTGCAATCCCTGACCGAAGAGGTCGAGACCCTCAAGGCCCAGTTGCAGGATCAGACAGCACTGCAAAAAGAGCTAGCCGAGTTGAAGGCCAGACCTGTCCCCCCCGTGGTGGCAGAGCCTGAACCCAAGCAGCACTGGCTGATGGAGCTACTCTCCTCGCCGCTCAATCTCGCCATGATCATCTTGTTGCCGGTGCTGCTGGTATTGGCGCTGGTGACCCTGTGGCTGCGGGCTCGGGCTCGTCGCGAGCTGGAGGAGCAGGAGAAGAGCCTCTCCGAGTCCACCGCCATGATGATGGATCAGGAGCAGAGCGAGTTCGATGATCTGCTAAGCGTCGATTTGACTGATAACGAGCCGGTGCGCCCGATGCCGGATCTCAACACTCCTGATGGTTTTATGCCGGTCGAGCCCGATGCGTCAGCTAAAAAGCCGGATGTTGACTTGGTCTTCAGCGACGATGGCGAGATAGATCTGCAAGGTTTCGAGCCGGAGCGAATGGCTGCCCAGCCAACCAGCCGTGACCCTGATCTGGTTCCGGATCTCGATCTCTCGCTGGATGAGCCTGTCGCGTTGGCCAATGAACCCGACATGGATCTGGCCAGCGAGTTCAACCCCAAGTCCAGGGGGGCTGATGAGCTCATGAGTGAAGAGGAGCTGCAGGCAGCCCTGTTTGCCGAGCTTGATGCGGATCTTTCGGCTGATCTGGAACCGGAGTTGAGTGCAAGCAGCAAGAGTTCGGCTGCTGATGATCTGGCCAGTTTTGATCTGGGTGATTTTGAACACGAGGTGGATGAACCGGCTGCGGGCGAGGGCAACAATGCCATCGACTTGAGCGTGGATGGTTCGGCTGATGATATGTTGGCCGAGTTGGGGCTTGAGTCAACCAAAGGCAAGGAGACCGAGCTGGATCTGGAGTGGGATCCCAATGAACTGGCGCTCTCCGATTTTGAGGATGCCTTCACCGAAGTGGAGTCTCATCCGGCAGATGTGCAGCCGCGTGAGCAAGCGCAGGAGAGCGGCTACGTCGAGATCGACAAGCTGCTGGCCGATGCCGATGCCAGCACCACTGAGCAGGAGCCTTATCAGGGCTTCTCGCTGGATGTGGGGCTCGATGGCTTCCCCGAGGTGCTGCCGGAATCCACCGGGTTTGACGTGGATGCCGACGACGGTGGTGTGGGAGCCAAGCTGGATCTGGCCCGCGCCTACCTCGAGATTGATGACAAGGACAGCGCCCGCGAATTGCTGCAAGAGGCGGCAGCGCAGGGAACTGATCATCAGCGTGCCGAGGCTGAGAAACTGCTCAAACGGCTGGGGTGA
- the accD gene encoding acetyl-CoA carboxylase, carboxyltransferase subunit beta, whose amino-acid sequence MSWLEKILPKSKITAPRRHNIPEGVWTKCSACEQVLYRAELERNLEVCPKCDHHMRISARARLESFLDEQGRTEIGAELEPQDVLKFKDSKRYKDRLSAAQKATGEKDALVVMKGTLKGVPVVACSFEFSFIGGSMSSVVGARFVRAVEECIKEGRGLVCFSTSGGARMQEALFSLMQMAKTSAALDRLSKAGLPFISVLTDPTMGGVSASLAMLGDINVGEPKALIGFAGPRVIEQTVREKLPEGFQRSEFLLEKGAIDLIIDRRDMRNRLASLLAKMLNTHVIEE is encoded by the coding sequence ATGAGCTGGCTTGAGAAGATTCTTCCCAAGAGCAAGATCACTGCACCCCGTCGTCACAACATTCCGGAAGGGGTGTGGACCAAGTGCAGTGCTTGTGAACAGGTGCTCTACCGGGCAGAGTTGGAGCGCAACCTCGAAGTGTGCCCCAAGTGTGATCATCATATGCGCATCAGTGCTCGCGCCCGTCTCGAGAGTTTCCTCGACGAGCAGGGTCGTACCGAGATCGGTGCCGAGCTGGAGCCGCAGGATGTACTGAAATTCAAGGATTCCAAGCGCTACAAGGATCGTTTGTCTGCCGCCCAGAAAGCGACAGGAGAAAAAGATGCGCTGGTGGTCATGAAAGGGACCCTCAAAGGGGTGCCGGTTGTCGCCTGTTCCTTTGAGTTCTCCTTTATCGGTGGCTCCATGTCCTCCGTGGTCGGTGCCCGCTTCGTGCGCGCTGTCGAGGAGTGCATCAAGGAGGGCCGCGGTCTGGTCTGTTTCTCCACTTCTGGTGGTGCCCGCATGCAGGAAGCCCTCTTCTCCCTGATGCAGATGGCCAAGACCAGCGCGGCGCTAGACCGACTCTCCAAGGCTGGCCTGCCCTTTATCTCTGTGCTGACCGACCCCACCATGGGGGGCGTTTCCGCCAGTCTGGCGATGCTGGGTGACATCAACGTGGGCGAGCCCAAGGCGCTGATCGGTTTTGCCGGCCCGCGCGTTATCGAGCAGACCGTACGCGAGAAACTGCCGGAAGGCTTCCAGCGCTCCGAATTCCTGCTGGAGAAGGGGGCCATCGACCTGATTATCGATCGTCGCGACATGCGTAACCGTCTGGCCAGCCTGCTCGCCAAAATGCTGAATACTCACGTCATCGAAGAGTGA
- the truA gene encoding tRNA pseudouridine(38-40) synthase TruA produces the protein MRIALGIEYDGSRYFGWQRQREVISVQEELEKAISRIANHPVSIQCAGRTDAGVHATGQVIHFDTEANRAEGAWTLGLNSNLPPDIAVRWIKEVDDTFHARFSATARRYRYVIYNHNFRPAILGSGVSHYHETIDAELMHQAGQSLIGEHDFSTFRAVACQSNTPWRNVTHLCVSRQGPYIVLDIRANAFLHHMVRNITGSLLLVGQGLKPVEWIAEVLAAKDRNLAGPTAKAGGLYLVDVDYPAEFALPQLPLGPLWLPDSAPGTTSF, from the coding sequence ATGCGAATTGCCCTAGGTATTGAATATGACGGCAGCCGGTATTTCGGCTGGCAGCGTCAGCGTGAAGTGATCAGCGTACAGGAGGAGTTGGAGAAGGCCATCAGCCGGATCGCCAACCACCCTGTTTCCATCCAGTGTGCCGGACGCACCGATGCCGGTGTCCATGCGACCGGCCAGGTGATCCACTTCGATACCGAGGCGAACCGTGCCGAAGGTGCCTGGACCCTGGGGCTCAACTCCAACCTGCCGCCTGATATCGCCGTGCGCTGGATCAAGGAGGTGGACGACACGTTCCACGCCCGCTTCAGTGCCACCGCTCGTCGCTACCGCTATGTCATCTACAACCACAACTTCCGTCCGGCGATCCTGGGCAGTGGCGTCAGTCATTATCACGAGACCATTGATGCCGAGTTGATGCACCAGGCGGGCCAGAGCCTGATCGGGGAGCATGACTTCAGCACTTTTCGCGCCGTCGCTTGCCAATCCAATACCCCGTGGCGCAATGTGACCCATCTGTGCGTCAGTCGTCAGGGGCCCTACATCGTGCTCGATATTCGTGCCAATGCCTTCCTGCACCACATGGTGCGCAATATCACCGGGTCCCTGCTGCTGGTGGGGCAGGGGCTCAAACCGGTGGAGTGGATTGCCGAGGTGCTGGCGGCCAAGGATCGCAATCTGGCCGGGCCGACCGCCAAGGCTGGTGGCCTCTATCTGGTCGACGTGGATTACCCGGCCGAGTTTGCTCTGCCGCAGTTGCCGCTCGGCCCGCTGTGGCTGCCGGACTCGGCACCGGGTACGACCAGTTTTTAG